The genomic interval CGTATCAAGGAACTCCATATTCTGCAAAAGATTTAGAAGAAGGAAAAAGCGGTAAAAATGGAGGCAATGGAACAGGAAGTATTGAAGAAGATCCAAACATTGAACCATCTGATCCGGTAGATGTCCCTGATTTTGATGCGCCAGAAGGTCCAGACATCAATGCTCCTGATACTAGTTTCTCTGTAAATTTCTGGAAATATTTGGGAATAATCCTCGTATTGGTAGCCTTGGCATTTTTGATCTATTACATGATTAAAAACAGAAACCCACAAGGAACAAGGGCAATTCCGTTTGAAGCTTTAGTTGCCGATTTGAATCCAGCGGAAATTAGTAAGACAGAGCTTGAATTGAGATTGGAAGAAGCTACAGCTACTGAAAATTACAAGGAATGTGTGCGCATTTACTTCTTGTTTGCCATGAAGGAATTAACCAATCGCAAGTGGATTTTCTGGAAGAAGGAAAAAACAAACATGCACTACATCATTGAAGTGCAAGGAAGGCCAGCTGCACGAGAATTTGAGCAAATCGTTTCTATCTACGACTTAGTTTGGTACGGTGATTATGCCATCGATGCTACTAGTTACCAAACAATAGAACCACAATTGAAAAAAGCATACCAATCCATTGAAAACACTAAATGAATCGAAAAATAATCATATCATTTTTGGCATTTGCGTTATTTATTGGCGTGGTGATTTGGTTATTGGATGGAACTGCTGCTGGTGAACAAAAGGTAAACAAAAAATACAGTTCAGATTGGGATAGAACATACGAACTAAAAAATGCTAATCCGCGAAATATTTCCTTTTTCATGGATCTATTAAAGGTTCACGTAAAAGATTCGATTTACAACCTAAAATACTGGGGAGATTTAGATACAATTCCCAATCATGAAGAAGCGACATACCTCTTTATTGGAGATGATTTTGGTGTCTCAAATGATTCGTACGATTCCATCATGCATTATGCAGATAGTGGCGCTACGGTGTTTTTAAGCTTCAATTACATGACCACCAATATTTACGAAAGGCATTTTTACGAAAACGCATTCTATTGGGATTATAGCAGAGTTCTCTTTGCATATGTCGGTGATACTTCATTGCCTTATTACAACATCTATCAAAATGATACAATCAATGAAAATTGGTTTTCCTTTGACGAATACGGCATTATAGATACCAACTATCGCTCATACCTTTTTGCGATGAAGCATCCAATTGCCTTTTATGAGAAACATGCAAAAGGGAAAGTTCATTTACATTGCATTCCAAATTTATTTGAAAACTACCAAGTTATTCAGCCCAATGGATATGCGCATGCACAAGTCATTCTCAATAAAATCCCGAAAGATAAACCCGTTATATTCCTAACATGTGGAATTAATAAAGTGGACGATTACAGCATTGATTCAGATGAAGACGACGAAGGTGGAGCAGAAAAAGAAGATACTTCACTGATTCAATTCATTCTCAAAAATCCAATTTTACGACTTGCCTTTTTACTGTCCATCGTACTCATATTGGTATACGTCTTTTTCCGAGCAAAGAGAAAAGAAGATATTTTACCTGGACATACCGAAAAAAGAAACATGTCTTTGGCATTTGTTGAAACATTAAGTTCTATTTACATTTCTAGAAACTCTCCAATTGGTGTGCTTCAAGTGATGCGAAAAAACTTCTACGCAACGATCAATAAGCATTTCTACATTGACCTAAATCGCAAAGAAAACTTGAAGGAAAACGTAGAGAAATTGATTGAAAAAGTTCCTTACGATGCTGAAAAAGTGAAAGCACTTATTTTGAGTTTAGATTCACGGAAAAATCATGTCGACAATAAACACTTGGGTGAAGTGTACGCCAATATCCGAGAATTCTATATCAGTACCGGAATTCAGCAGCCAAGCAAACGGTTTGTTGCTTCCGACAAGGAAGTTGCTCTCAATAAATTCATCCTTATTGGAGCATTTATTTTGTTAATAGGAGTGATTACTTTATTCCGCGGACTGTATTTACTGGCAATGGGCGGTGGAGTTGGAATGTTATTCGTCATTCCTGCAATACTTCTGATTTATTTTGCTTCACGATACATTCGAATTCCTGTTGCGCTTATCAAGGCTAATGAAATCATCATATACGGCTTAGTAGCTGGAAAACGCGTCATTTCATTGAACCAAACAATACATTGCACCGTGGAGAAATCACGTATTCTATTTGAATGCGAAGATGGAAACTCCTTTACAATAAAACAGACGATGCTTACAAAAAAGGCAAAATCTGCATTGAATCAATTTGTTGAATTCATTAAACTTCATAAATCATGATCCAAGAAGGAAATGACGATTTAGCGGCTTACATGCCGAGTAACGAAGATCAATCAAACGAATCTTCTAATAATCCTGTAGCTCCAAAAGAGCAACCAAGTGCTTTGTCTCAAAGTCCTGCGCAAGAAACCGTGCCAGAAGCTTTTGTACAACGCGATCAAACCGAACTATTGTGGGTCGCTGAGAAAGTGAACCGCGTTCGTGAAGAAATGCGCAAATATGTGATTGGGCAATCTGAAATGATTGAATTGTTATTGGCAGGGATTTTTTCCAACGGACATATTTTGTTGGAAGGTGTTCCTGGAGTTGCAAAAACACTTTCTTCCAAAGCACTTTCAAAAGTATTGCATGTTGATTTTTCGCGTATTCAGTTTACACCCGATTTAATGCCTTCGGATGTGATTGGTACTTCTGTTTTCAACATGAAGGACAGTAACTTTAACTTCAAAAAAGGGCCAATATTCTCCAATATCGTGTTGATTGATGAGATTAATCGTGCACCAGCAAAAACGCAAGCAGCCTTGTTTGAGGTAATGGAAGAAAGACAAATTACGTATGATGGAACACGTTACGAAATGTCGTTTCCGTTTTTAGTGATTGCCACTCAAAACCCTGTTGAGCAAGAAGGAACATACAATTTACCGGAAGCTCAATTAGACCGTTTCTTATTCAAAATCAAATTGGATTATCCAACCTTGGAAGAAGAAATGCTCATCTTGACACGCTACAAAGAGCAAATTAAATCCCCAGATTTAGAAAATATCCTGTCTGTATTCACTGCTGATGAATTGCGCAAAGTGCAAACGGTTGTAGAAAAAATTATCATCGAAGATCGCTTAATACAATACATTGCTCAAATCGTAAACAAAACAAGAAATCATTCTAAAATCTATTTAGGAGGATCTCCACGTGCTTCGCTTTCGATCTTGAAATCTGCCAAAGCATTTGCAGCCATTCGCGGTAGAGACTTTGTAACTCCAGATGATATTCAGTTTGTAACGATTCATGTGTTGAATCACCGATTGATTTTAACTCCAGAAGCAGAAATGGAAGGAACTCGCGTAGAAGAAGTTGTTCGCGAAATTGTTCAAACAATCGAAGTTCCTCGTTAATGAAATTCTTGGCAAGCATACATCTCACCCGTTTCTTTTTCCTCGTAGGAGGAATTGGAATCGCGTTAATTGGAGGAGCATTTTTCGCTCCTTTCCTCGGCATCATTGGTAAAACAGTTTTGTTTGTACTATTGTTTGCCGTTATTTTAGATGTCTTGCTTGTAAATGTCAATAAAGAACCCATTCGTGTGCAACGCAAATTTCAACAGCGCATGAATTTAGGGGATGAAAACAAGGTTACGGTTTCGATTCTCAATCAAACACCGCAACCCCTTCAAGTTGGAATTTACGAGGGCTATCCAGTCTTCATGCAGAAAAGAGCTTCTGTTTGGAATGCGCTTTTACTTCCGAAGAAAACCAAAGAGTTCAATTACTCCTTCACTCCCACTGAGCGCGGAGAATACGAATTCAGAAACGTTGTTATTTTTGTTCGATCGACTTTGTTTCTTGCTCAAAGACGACTGATTATTCCATTGGTTGAAAAGATTGAAGTCTACCCGTCTGTTTTGCAAATGAAGCAATACGAATTGAAAGTTTTCAATCAACAAACGGTTTCTCAGGGAATCAAAAAAGTGCGACGGATTGGAAACACCAGTGAGTTTGAGCAAATTCGGAACTACGTTCAAGGAGATGATTTCAGAACGGTAAACTGGAAAGCAACGAGTCGGAAAAATGAATTGATGGTCAATCAATACCAAGAAGAGCGGTCGCAACCTGTTTATTGCGTCATTGACAAAAGTAGACCCATGCAGTTGGCATTTCACAAAATGACCATGCTGGATTATGCCATCAATTCCACCTTGGTATTCACCAATATTGCTTTGCGAAAAGGAGACCGAGCGGGTTTAATTACTTTCTCAGACAAAATGGGATCCATTGTTCCAGCAGAGCGGAATCAAGGGCAGTTGAAACGCATTTTGGAAAACCTCTACAATCAAAAAACATTATTCAAGGAAGCGAACTACGAATTGTTGTATCAAACGATTCGCAAGCAAGTAAAAACACGGTCTTTGCTCCTGCTTTTTACCAATTTCGAAAGCGAATTTGCCATGCGCAGAGCTTTGCCCATGCTGCAACGGTTGAACAAACGACACGTTTTGGTAGTCATTTTCTTCCAAAACAACGAATTGCAAGAATTGGCGCAGCAACCCGTTCATTCCATGAAAGAACTCATCGAAGCAACGGTGGCCGATAAAATGTCGAACGTGAAGTGGAACATAGCCCGCGAATTACGCAAAAATGGCATTCAGACAATTCTTTCAAAACCCGAAGATTTGTCAATCAATTCGATCAATAAGTATTTGGAATTGAAGGCAAAGGGGGTGATTTGAAAAGTAACTAACCCGCCTATGAAAAGTGTTACTATTATTTTTATCTCTGTATTAGCGTTTGGCTTAGCTTTTTTAGCCTGTGATCCTAAAGCTGAAAAGATAAAAGCTTTTAATAGTTTAATCAGTACGTCTACATTCCAAGATACAGTAATCACCTACTCTTTATTCAGCGATTCGCTTATTTTGGAGTTTGCGAAGGAACCCAAAATGAAACATTGGTACGGCGAAATTTCCTTAATCAAATCGGCCCCTAATGATGGTATATTGTATATTCCATTTCCAAATAAGACCCGAGAACAAATGGGCATCTGACAATTAAGCAAAATAAATTGACTCTTACAGGCTTTCATATTCCATCTGATTCACTTCACCAGTATTGCATACATTTTCGTGCCGTGCCAAAGATTTTAGGATTTGTAAGCACAGGAGAGATATACACCCCGTTGTATCTCTTTAGCTCAAACTCCGATGGTTCGAATAAATTAGAAGTCAATAAGGACGTTAAAGATTTCAGAATTACCTCATTTGACCTGGTTAAACTCAAAAACATGTCTCCTGGGCTAAGAGATTTCTGCAGAGACTCCATTAAAAAAGCTTTTTATACTACCATTACGGATCTGGAAATTGAAGAAAGTAAATGAGCTCGAAATAGAATAACCCAAGAAATTATACTGGGGATCAACCTGTTTTGGAAATCGATTTGATGAGAACGGGATTTAGATTAATTTAGCACTTTAACACGATCTGATCCCAAAGGGTCGGGACAGGAACTCGCGCTAGCTTGGGATGTAACCAAAAAATAAACTGTGTCAAAATTAATAATTCCTTTTATTT from Fluviicola taffensis DSM 16823 carries:
- a CDS encoding DUF58 domain-containing protein translates to MKFLASIHLTRFFFLVGGIGIALIGGAFFAPFLGIIGKTVLFVLLFAVILDVLLVNVNKEPIRVQRKFQQRMNLGDENKVTVSILNQTPQPLQVGIYEGYPVFMQKRASVWNALLLPKKTKEFNYSFTPTERGEYEFRNVVIFVRSTLFLAQRRLIIPLVEKIEVYPSVLQMKQYELKVFNQQTVSQGIKKVRRIGNTSEFEQIRNYVQGDDFRTVNWKATSRKNELMVNQYQEERSQPVYCVIDKSRPMQLAFHKMTMLDYAINSTLVFTNIALRKGDRAGLITFSDKMGSIVPAERNQGQLKRILENLYNQKTLFKEANYELLYQTIRKQVKTRSLLLLFTNFESEFAMRRALPMLQRLNKRHVLVVIFFQNNELQELAQQPVHSMKELIEATVADKMSNVKWNIARELRKNGIQTILSKPEDLSINSINKYLELKAKGVI
- a CDS encoding AAA family ATPase; amino-acid sequence: MIQEGNDDLAAYMPSNEDQSNESSNNPVAPKEQPSALSQSPAQETVPEAFVQRDQTELLWVAEKVNRVREEMRKYVIGQSEMIELLLAGIFSNGHILLEGVPGVAKTLSSKALSKVLHVDFSRIQFTPDLMPSDVIGTSVFNMKDSNFNFKKGPIFSNIVLIDEINRAPAKTQAALFEVMEERQITYDGTRYEMSFPFLVIATQNPVEQEGTYNLPEAQLDRFLFKIKLDYPTLEEEMLILTRYKEQIKSPDLENILSVFTADELRKVQTVVEKIIIEDRLIQYIAQIVNKTRNHSKIYLGGSPRASLSILKSAKAFAAIRGRDFVTPDDIQFVTIHVLNHRLILTPEAEMEGTRVEEVVREIVQTIEVPR